In Microbacterium binotii, one DNA window encodes the following:
- a CDS encoding Ig-like domain-containing protein: MAEAPRTPLSDRRGWIIGGSVAAVLAIVTTLAVVWPGFDAQQTPPDDGTIWAMQSGEGRRYARVNTTVGEIDTVKQVENPSALVQNADRLLVYAEGDTRFADVDMAMPADLNADAEDAFQNTPPGTVDVVSTGDTIAYRTDNGAVFAGSLASPSSTVPVDPYAGTQVAEGEERPVFVADSIAVGVDGIVYAYSSAEERVVRADARTGKIEGSDTVSDAPASATLSAVGTTWALLEPDSGLLWMRGRDQPLETGTIGGVLQKSGTARDQVYIADTTGLVSVPIDGSGPERVVDAAQGTPAAPAEAKGVMYAAWLPNSQAQGTLWSSDAGQSDLDYAGGSLGDEVAPEFLSNGSRMILNETRSGWVWTLPNGALVPSSQQWDSDQDVPTQQQEDIQAERVIDPKPPVAVDDAFGVRAGRSAVLPALLNDHDPNEDVLSIVAASVEGLDPAFGTVSVSNEQQELVVRLSPEASGSATFRYRITDGTTTDGLTSQPATVTLTVSPPGANSAPVWCGVEACLATWPSPQVVPGGTVSVNVLEGWVDPDGDPLYISSAVNQSGIGSVALDPQGTITFQHPNPNQADAQSVTILVTVTDAQGLSTEKPLEIAITPSPQLTAASFAAVGTIGAPTTIDVRPHVTGVNGAITMRSANSITDAAAQITVNSVAGTFVFSAAAPGSYLVQYTVADALAEATGTVRVTVVDPAATQISTPPLTAFVRPGEDSTIDVISPVSNPAGLVLLASDVVVTPDDSASLSVDLVGQSMLRVAGSTDNAQPGTLGVVTYTVSDGTGNGYTTTTGETTVVLLPAPTAEPPIAVDDAATVRAGAQIDIPVLDNDTAPAGAQFAIDPSTITNESNTGLAFATGRLLRYLAPSEPGTYTLGYTIYRMGFPDMTDTAKVTVTVLPEDSNSAPVPHTLVGRVLSGATVSIPFDRFAVDPDGDAVTLDRISAQPDRGSATISAEGDAILYTSSPGDKGQVSFTYQVRDTLGAVGVGEVRVGVLDAESSPAPVTYSDYVQVQAGADSEAVVRPADNDLDPSGTTLEVIDVRPNADVGSEEYRAMDAMMQGVEDNEVRLKAGTQLGTYSFAYTVRNAQGDTAIGLIVLKVVRDPVPDYPAVRDTTLTVETREDFPDGVDVLTGKVSWNAGDVSSLKLSLWGDPDGISVDGRKISGRLPDKTELIPFQVTGTAFDGSEVTSYGFLKVPGTNDLQLTLRASAASVQVDERGTVDVDLARAVALPPGADIEIDASRVAAGGGRAQATCALTSGTTVRYSAGAGAPWTDSCTVPVRLVGQDTYTYLTIRVDVIAEDPQPELRAASLTVSPGSSATFELRDMTSWAGTEDWGALQYATSYAGDQFTVQTSGSQVTVTARDAARPGRQEPVTVTLPSHRDVRPATLALQVGPAPSTLPKGATLTQSCLQSAGNGCTINVIGQGGEINPLPGTPLKLVAVGGASGGSCAGVSFGVASSTAIQANWSPDADGTRCTVGFTVEDAQGRQSAGDRNGQVTLDLQGYPKAPNNVTQTGFGDRTITLRVEPGAAGNAYPALQGFHILQGGQQVTTCSAAGVCEPFQVASNGDRRTYEARAFNSVGESRTGVTVQAWAYRQPAVGNVTADPIYDRQRTTGDAGAVKIRIQNVDPEVRTYSVTGANGDVPRSGGDTTELTVTLPVGQATITVTANSANSAPDGSGSVGQTKNVGVQVAGLPRTDGVGIAAEQKNALVVTGPNVDMNGSNRGREIIYVAYRAGFGDFSCDVDNNGQNLQARVNGQTSTSTTISGLQENQKYTVGACVSNGFGAAKSATADGWAWDQAGAPVPQNPTYSIPNGWGNGDGTYLVRSVDVPNANGFDTVYLGHQGESTQWQQPAMGQEGSMQVKYCVRGSDLSRCGQPTAIKPADPTRAKQVDVGNARINQCVVGSELKATIDQQPGAVGKLVIDPTTPKYYSDGAFGGLFPQEIPPGDDRMIVPNGTTRATAKATFTFTDAAAGYGDISFNLDTGRGGCSGTQTPPPSDPNTPPNNGG, translated from the coding sequence ATGGCCGAGGCCCCCCGCACCCCGCTCTCCGATCGCCGCGGCTGGATCATCGGCGGCTCCGTCGCGGCCGTGCTCGCCATCGTGACGACGCTCGCCGTGGTGTGGCCCGGTTTCGACGCCCAGCAGACGCCGCCCGACGACGGCACGATCTGGGCGATGCAGTCCGGCGAGGGTCGGCGATATGCCCGCGTGAACACGACCGTCGGCGAGATCGACACCGTCAAGCAGGTGGAGAACCCCAGCGCGCTCGTGCAGAACGCTGACCGCCTGCTGGTCTATGCCGAGGGCGACACCCGCTTCGCGGACGTGGACATGGCCATGCCGGCCGATCTCAACGCCGACGCGGAAGACGCGTTCCAGAACACTCCTCCGGGCACGGTCGACGTCGTCTCCACGGGCGACACGATCGCCTATCGCACCGACAACGGGGCGGTCTTCGCCGGCTCGCTCGCCTCTCCGAGCAGCACCGTACCCGTCGATCCGTACGCCGGGACGCAGGTCGCAGAGGGCGAGGAACGACCCGTCTTCGTCGCCGACAGCATCGCGGTCGGGGTGGACGGCATCGTCTACGCCTACTCGTCCGCCGAGGAGCGCGTGGTGCGCGCCGACGCCCGCACCGGCAAGATCGAGGGCTCGGACACGGTGTCCGACGCACCGGCATCCGCGACGCTGAGCGCCGTGGGCACGACCTGGGCGCTCCTCGAGCCCGACTCGGGTCTGCTCTGGATGCGCGGGCGCGATCAGCCCCTCGAGACCGGGACGATCGGCGGGGTCCTGCAGAAGTCGGGCACGGCGCGCGACCAGGTCTACATCGCCGACACGACCGGGCTCGTCTCCGTTCCCATCGACGGCTCGGGTCCCGAGCGCGTCGTCGACGCCGCGCAGGGCACCCCCGCAGCCCCGGCCGAGGCGAAGGGCGTGATGTACGCGGCCTGGCTGCCCAACAGCCAGGCGCAGGGAACGCTGTGGTCCTCGGATGCGGGACAGAGCGACCTGGACTACGCCGGAGGCTCGCTCGGCGACGAGGTCGCGCCGGAGTTCCTCAGCAACGGCTCGCGCATGATCTTGAACGAGACCCGCTCCGGCTGGGTCTGGACGCTTCCGAACGGCGCCCTCGTGCCGTCCTCGCAGCAGTGGGACTCCGACCAGGACGTTCCGACGCAGCAGCAGGAGGACATCCAGGCCGAGCGTGTGATCGATCCGAAGCCGCCCGTCGCCGTCGACGACGCGTTCGGGGTGCGCGCCGGGCGCAGCGCCGTGCTGCCCGCCCTGCTCAACGACCACGATCCGAACGAGGACGTGCTGAGCATCGTGGCCGCATCCGTCGAGGGACTGGATCCCGCGTTCGGAACGGTCTCCGTTTCCAACGAGCAGCAGGAGCTCGTCGTGCGCCTGTCCCCGGAGGCGAGCGGATCGGCGACGTTCCGGTACCGCATCACCGACGGCACGACCACAGACGGGCTCACGTCGCAACCGGCGACCGTGACACTGACCGTGTCGCCGCCCGGGGCGAACAGCGCGCCCGTCTGGTGCGGTGTGGAAGCCTGCCTCGCGACCTGGCCGTCGCCGCAGGTCGTGCCCGGCGGCACCGTTTCGGTGAACGTGCTCGAGGGCTGGGTCGACCCTGACGGCGATCCGCTCTACATCTCTTCGGCGGTGAACCAGAGCGGCATCGGCTCGGTCGCCCTCGACCCGCAGGGAACCATCACCTTCCAGCACCCGAACCCGAACCAGGCCGACGCCCAGTCTGTGACGATCCTCGTCACGGTCACCGACGCGCAGGGGCTGTCTACGGAGAAGCCTCTCGAGATCGCGATCACCCCGAGCCCCCAGCTGACGGCGGCCTCGTTCGCCGCCGTGGGCACGATCGGCGCTCCCACCACGATCGATGTGCGACCGCACGTGACCGGGGTGAACGGTGCCATCACGATGCGCAGCGCCAACTCGATCACGGACGCCGCGGCTCAGATCACCGTCAACAGTGTCGCCGGCACCTTCGTCTTCTCCGCCGCCGCCCCCGGCTCCTATCTGGTGCAGTACACCGTCGCCGACGCGCTCGCCGAGGCGACCGGGACCGTCAGGGTGACCGTCGTCGATCCCGCCGCCACGCAGATCTCCACGCCGCCGCTCACGGCCTTCGTGCGCCCCGGCGAGGACTCGACCATCGACGTGATCTCGCCGGTCTCGAATCCTGCAGGTCTCGTGCTCCTGGCCAGTGACGTCGTCGTCACCCCCGACGACAGCGCGTCGCTGAGCGTGGACCTCGTCGGCCAGAGCATGCTGCGTGTCGCGGGCTCCACCGACAACGCGCAGCCGGGAACGCTCGGCGTGGTCACGTACACGGTGTCCGACGGTACGGGCAACGGCTATACGACCACGACCGGTGAGACCACGGTCGTGCTGCTGCCCGCGCCGACGGCGGAGCCCCCGATCGCCGTCGACGACGCGGCCACCGTGCGCGCCGGCGCGCAGATCGACATCCCGGTCCTCGACAACGACACGGCCCCGGCCGGCGCGCAGTTCGCCATCGACCCCTCGACCATCACGAACGAGTCGAACACCGGCCTCGCCTTCGCCACCGGCCGCCTGCTGCGCTATCTCGCGCCCAGCGAGCCCGGCACCTACACACTCGGCTACACGATCTACCGTATGGGCTTCCCGGACATGACCGACACCGCCAAGGTGACCGTCACCGTCCTGCCCGAGGACTCGAACTCCGCCCCGGTGCCCCACACACTCGTCGGGCGCGTGCTGAGCGGCGCCACCGTGTCGATCCCGTTCGACCGCTTCGCCGTCGATCCCGACGGGGATGCCGTGACACTGGACCGCATCTCGGCGCAGCCCGACCGCGGCTCGGCGACGATCTCCGCCGAGGGCGACGCCATCCTCTACACGAGCTCGCCCGGCGACAAGGGCCAGGTCTCCTTCACGTACCAGGTGCGTGACACCCTCGGCGCCGTCGGCGTCGGCGAGGTGCGTGTCGGCGTCCTGGACGCGGAGTCGAGCCCCGCACCGGTGACCTACAGCGACTACGTGCAGGTGCAGGCGGGCGCGGACTCCGAGGCCGTCGTGCGTCCCGCGGACAACGACCTCGACCCCTCGGGCACGACGCTCGAGGTCATCGATGTGCGACCCAACGCGGATGTGGGCTCCGAGGAGTATCGCGCGATGGACGCCATGATGCAGGGCGTCGAGGACAACGAGGTGCGCCTGAAGGCCGGCACGCAGCTCGGCACCTACTCGTTCGCGTACACGGTGCGAAACGCGCAGGGCGACACCGCCATCGGCCTCATCGTGCTGAAGGTCGTGCGCGACCCCGTGCCCGACTACCCCGCCGTGCGCGACACCACGCTGACCGTCGAGACGCGCGAGGACTTCCCCGACGGCGTCGACGTGCTCACGGGCAAGGTCTCCTGGAACGCCGGCGACGTCTCCTCGCTGAAGCTCTCGCTCTGGGGCGACCCCGACGGGATCTCGGTCGACGGCCGCAAGATCTCGGGCCGCCTGCCCGACAAGACCGAGCTCATCCCGTTCCAGGTGACCGGCACCGCCTTCGACGGCAGCGAAGTGACCTCCTACGGCTTCCTCAAGGTGCCGGGGACGAACGATCTGCAGCTGACCCTGCGCGCGTCGGCCGCCTCTGTGCAGGTCGATGAGCGCGGCACAGTGGATGTGGACCTCGCGCGCGCCGTGGCGCTGCCCCCGGGCGCCGACATCGAGATCGACGCGTCCCGCGTCGCCGCGGGCGGTGGCCGTGCACAGGCCACCTGCGCGCTCACCTCCGGGACGACCGTCCGCTACTCCGCGGGGGCAGGGGCGCCGTGGACCGACAGCTGCACGGTGCCGGTGCGGTTGGTCGGTCAGGACACCTACACGTACCTGACGATCCGCGTCGACGTCATCGCCGAAGACCCGCAGCCAGAGCTGCGCGCAGCGTCGCTCACGGTCAGCCCGGGCTCCTCCGCGACATTCGAGCTGCGCGACATGACCTCGTGGGCGGGCACGGAGGACTGGGGCGCGCTGCAGTACGCCACCTCGTACGCGGGCGATCAGTTCACGGTGCAGACCTCTGGATCGCAGGTGACCGTGACCGCGCGGGATGCGGCACGCCCCGGCCGGCAGGAGCCGGTCACCGTCACCCTGCCGAGCCACCGCGACGTGCGTCCCGCCACCCTCGCACTCCAGGTGGGTCCGGCTCCCTCGACGCTGCCGAAGGGCGCGACGCTCACCCAGTCGTGCTTGCAGTCCGCGGGCAACGGGTGCACGATCAACGTCATCGGTCAGGGCGGCGAGATCAACCCGCTTCCGGGCACGCCCCTCAAGCTCGTCGCCGTCGGCGGCGCCTCCGGCGGCAGCTGCGCCGGCGTCTCCTTCGGCGTCGCCAGCTCCACCGCGATCCAGGCGAACTGGTCGCCGGATGCCGACGGCACGCGCTGCACGGTCGGCTTCACCGTCGAGGACGCGCAGGGGCGCCAGTCGGCGGGCGACCGCAACGGCCAGGTCACGCTCGATCTCCAGGGGTACCCGAAGGCTCCGAACAACGTCACCCAGACCGGCTTCGGCGACCGCACGATCACTCTGCGGGTCGAGCCGGGCGCCGCGGGCAACGCCTACCCCGCGCTGCAGGGCTTCCACATCCTGCAAGGTGGCCAGCAGGTCACCACGTGCTCCGCCGCCGGAGTGTGCGAGCCCTTCCAGGTCGCCAGCAACGGCGACCGCCGTACCTACGAGGCCCGCGCGTTCAACTCCGTCGGCGAGTCCCGGACCGGGGTCACCGTCCAGGCGTGGGCCTACCGTCAGCCGGCCGTCGGCAACGTCACCGCCGATCCGATCTACGACAGGCAGCGCACGACAGGTGACGCGGGCGCGGTGAAGATCCGCATCCAGAACGTCGATCCCGAGGTGCGCACGTACTCCGTCACGGGAGCGAACGGGGATGTGCCGCGCTCGGGCGGCGACACGACCGAACTGACCGTCACTCTGCCGGTCGGGCAGGCGACCATCACCGTCACGGCCAACAGCGCGAACTCGGCCCCGGACGGCAGCGGATCGGTGGGTCAGACGAAGAACGTGGGCGTGCAGGTGGCGGGTCTGCCCCGCACGGACGGCGTCGGGATCGCGGCGGAGCAGAAGAACGCGCTCGTCGTGACCGGACCCAACGTCGACATGAACGGCAGCAACCGCGGCCGCGAGATCATCTACGTCGCCTACCGTGCGGGCTTCGGCGACTTCTCCTGCGACGTGGACAACAACGGCCAGAACCTACAGGCCCGGGTCAACGGCCAGACGTCCACCTCGACCACGATCAGCGGCCTGCAGGAGAACCAGAAGTACACCGTCGGCGCGTGCGTGAGCAACGGCTTCGGGGCCGCGAAGAGCGCCACCGCCGACGGGTGGGCGTGGGACCAAGCGGGTGCTCCGGTCCCGCAGAACCCGACCTACAGCATCCCCAACGGCTGGGGCAACGGCGACGGCACGTACCTCGTGCGCAGCGTGGACGTGCCGAACGCGAACGGTTTCGACACGGTGTACCTCGGCCACCAGGGCGAGTCGACGCAGTGGCAGCAGCCGGCCATGGGCCAGGAGGGCTCGATGCAGGTCAAGTACTGCGTGCGGGGCTCCGATCTCTCGCGGTGCGGTCAGCCCACCGCCATCAAGCCCGCGGACCCGACGCGTGCCAAGCAGGTGGATGTGGGCAACGCCCGGATCAACCAGTGCGTCGTGGGCAGCGAGCTGAAGGCGACGATCGACCAGCAGCCGGGCGCGGTCGGAAAACTCGTGATCGACCCGACGACCCCGAAGTACTACAGCGACGGCGCGTTCGGCGGACTGTTCCCGCAGGAGATCCCTCCCGGGGACGACAGGATGATCGTTCCCAACGGCACCACGAGGGCGACGGCGAAGGCGACCTTCACCTTCACCGATGCAGCCGCCGGCTATGGCGACATCTCCTTCAATCTCGACACGGGTCGGGGAGGCTGCTCGGGCACCCAGACGCCCCCGCCCTCCGATCCCAACACTCCCCCCAACAACGGAGGCTGA
- a CDS encoding serine/threonine-protein kinase, producing the protein MAQRLPAAPPVLPGFTYVRPLGTGGFADVFLFEQDMPRRPVAVKVLLEDIVDDGLLRMFNAEADVMARLSAHPSILTIYQASISSDGRPYLVMEYCPGSLGSRYRREEIPLAEVLQAGIRIGSALETAHRSGLLHRDIKPSNLLVTAFGAPVLADFGIATAVGGRGDDEVFAMSVPWSAPEIIDERIAGSVPAEVWALGATVYSLLAGRSPFERPGSGQNGRDQLKARIRRAAYTPIGRADVPASLEAVLSRSMNRDPAGRHPSAAQFAYELQLIQHELGLPHTPMEVAVDEWASAGTPVNFADDRARGPVRPNVQYESLRPVRSRDRGGRRPDEGTVLAGASPRGRGLSGGMIALLVGGAALVAAAAVLVTVLVLGGA; encoded by the coding sequence GTGGCGCAGAGACTGCCCGCGGCACCGCCCGTTCTTCCCGGCTTCACCTACGTCCGTCCTCTCGGCACGGGCGGTTTCGCCGACGTCTTCCTGTTCGAGCAGGACATGCCGCGCCGCCCGGTCGCCGTCAAGGTCCTCCTCGAGGACATCGTCGACGACGGTCTGCTGCGTATGTTCAACGCGGAGGCCGACGTGATGGCGCGCTTGAGCGCCCATCCGTCCATCCTCACGATCTACCAGGCGAGCATCTCCTCCGACGGGCGGCCCTACCTGGTGATGGAGTACTGCCCCGGATCCCTCGGCTCGCGCTATCGGCGGGAGGAGATCCCGCTGGCGGAGGTGCTCCAGGCGGGCATCCGGATCGGCTCCGCCCTGGAGACGGCGCACCGCTCGGGTCTGCTCCACCGCGACATCAAGCCCTCCAACCTGCTGGTGACCGCCTTCGGCGCTCCCGTCCTCGCCGACTTCGGCATCGCCACCGCCGTGGGCGGGCGCGGCGATGACGAGGTGTTCGCCATGTCCGTGCCGTGGAGCGCGCCCGAGATCATCGACGAGCGCATCGCCGGCTCCGTCCCCGCCGAGGTCTGGGCACTGGGGGCCACCGTTTACTCGCTGCTGGCGGGACGCAGCCCCTTCGAGCGCCCCGGCAGCGGCCAGAACGGCCGCGATCAGCTGAAGGCCCGCATCCGTCGCGCCGCCTACACCCCCATCGGCCGGGCCGACGTCCCCGCGAGCCTCGAGGCGGTGCTGTCGCGCTCGATGAACCGCGACCCCGCCGGCCGCCATCCCTCGGCCGCCCAGTTCGCGTACGAGCTGCAGCTCATCCAGCACGAGCTCGGCCTGCCGCACACGCCGATGGAGGTCGCCGTGGACGAGTGGGCCTCCGCCGGCACCCCGGTGAACTTCGCCGATGATCGGGCTCGCGGCCCGGTGCGCCCGAACGTCCAGTACGAGTCGCTCCGGCCGGTGCGCTCACGCGACCGCGGCGGTCGCCGTCCGGACGAGGGCACGGTCCTCGCCGGCGCATCGCCGCGCGGGCGAGGGTTGTCCGGCGGGATGATCGCCCTGCTCGTGGGAGGCGCCGCCCTCGTCGCGGCGGCAGCCGTCCTGGTGACCGTCCTCGTCCTCGGAGGAGCCTGA
- a CDS encoding thioredoxin domain-containing protein — protein sequence MSSELSRAASPYLRHHAEQPVAWHAWGEAAFAEARRRDVPVMVSIGYATCHWCHVMAAESFSDPHIAARLNRSMVSVKVDREEHPEVDAVFLAAAAAFTPHLGWPLTVFTTPEGKPFFAGTYWPPTARGRLPGFADVIDAVDQAWRERREAVTETSGALQRALEEAARERGDEALGPAWPSREVRAQLAARIAAHEDPDFGGFAPAGADAATPKFPVWPVLRFLQTEPDETSRSLAGRTLDRMARSPLRDADGGFFRYATRRDWSVPHYERMLTDNAGLIQVALAAGRADIASAAAGFLVDSLQLPSGGFAAAQDSESWIDGERSEGGFYQRALDERSALEPPRIDGKLVSGWNGLAVAALAATGARLGRADLVDAAVRAALAVEESNVADDGTLRRASLDEILSAAPATLEDYGALAQGLAVLAAATGCAAYAVQARRLVDLCWPTEQMALVPGGRDRVLAALGAPEVDDADTDRPSGAASLAEASLTLWRLGAGERYRRRARTIVAGRATRAVEDPFSHAAVLRVAALLESAGRQIVVVADSDDDPLARAAHATGADVVVRVSEADAVAWSEAGFSLFTDRTATGGRPTAYDCREFVCRLPIHDVSGFSEPEA from the coding sequence ATGTCCTCCGAACTGTCCCGAGCGGCGAGCCCCTACCTCCGTCATCACGCGGAGCAGCCGGTGGCGTGGCACGCATGGGGTGAGGCCGCCTTCGCCGAGGCGCGACGGCGCGACGTGCCGGTCATGGTCTCGATCGGCTACGCCACGTGCCACTGGTGCCACGTCATGGCCGCGGAGTCCTTCTCCGACCCCCACATCGCGGCGCGCCTGAACCGGAGCATGGTCTCGGTCAAGGTGGACCGCGAGGAGCATCCCGAGGTCGACGCGGTGTTCCTCGCCGCCGCCGCGGCCTTCACCCCGCACCTCGGCTGGCCGTTGACGGTCTTCACGACCCCGGAGGGCAAGCCCTTCTTCGCCGGGACGTACTGGCCGCCGACGGCGCGGGGCCGGCTCCCCGGGTTCGCCGATGTCATCGACGCCGTCGATCAGGCGTGGCGTGAACGCCGGGAGGCCGTGACCGAGACTTCCGGTGCGCTCCAACGCGCGCTCGAAGAGGCGGCGCGCGAGAGGGGCGATGAGGCGCTCGGCCCGGCGTGGCCCAGCCGCGAGGTGCGCGCGCAGCTCGCCGCGCGCATCGCGGCGCATGAAGACCCCGATTTCGGCGGCTTCGCTCCGGCGGGAGCGGATGCGGCCACCCCCAAGTTCCCGGTGTGGCCGGTACTCCGCTTCTTGCAGACCGAGCCCGACGAGACGTCGCGATCGCTGGCCGGGCGCACGCTGGACCGCATGGCCCGCTCGCCCCTGCGCGATGCGGACGGCGGGTTCTTCCGGTATGCCACCCGACGCGACTGGAGCGTGCCCCACTACGAGCGCATGCTCACCGACAACGCCGGTCTCATCCAGGTCGCCCTCGCCGCGGGCCGCGCCGACATCGCGTCCGCGGCTGCGGGCTTCCTCGTCGACTCGCTCCAGCTCCCCTCCGGCGGATTCGCCGCCGCGCAGGACTCCGAGTCCTGGATCGACGGCGAGCGCAGCGAGGGCGGTTTCTATCAGCGCGCCCTCGACGAGCGGAGCGCCCTGGAGCCGCCGCGCATCGACGGCAAGCTCGTCAGCGGCTGGAACGGTCTGGCCGTCGCGGCGCTCGCCGCGACGGGGGCACGCCTCGGGCGCGCCGATCTCGTGGACGCAGCCGTGCGTGCCGCCCTCGCCGTCGAGGAATCCAACGTCGCCGACGACGGGACCCTGCGCCGGGCGTCGCTCGATGAGATCCTCTCGGCCGCGCCGGCGACGCTCGAGGACTACGGCGCTCTCGCCCAGGGTCTCGCGGTGCTCGCGGCGGCCACGGGATGCGCGGCCTATGCCGTCCAGGCGCGCCGTCTCGTCGACCTGTGCTGGCCGACCGAGCAGATGGCGCTCGTGCCTGGCGGGCGCGACCGGGTGCTGGCGGCTCTGGGGGCGCCCGAGGTCGACGACGCCGACACCGACCGCCCGTCCGGCGCGGCATCCCTTGCCGAAGCCTCCCTCACCCTGTGGCGTCTGGGCGCGGGGGAGCGGTATCGACGGCGAGCCCGCACGATCGTCGCGGGGCGTGCGACACGCGCCGTCGAGGACCCGTTCTCGCACGCTGCGGTGCTGCGCGTCGCGGCGCTGCTGGAGAGCGCCGGGCGCCAGATCGTGGTGGTCGCGGACAGCGACGACGATCCGCTCGCCCGTGCGGCCCACGCGACGGGCGCCGATGTCGTCGTGCGGGTGAGCGAGGCGGATGCGGTGGCCTGGTCGGAGGCCGGCTTCTCGCTGTTCACCGACCGCACGGCGACGGGCGGAAGGCCCACGGCGTACGACTGCCGGGAGTTCGTGTGCCGCCTGCCTATCCACGACGTGAGCGGGTTCTCCGAGCCGGAGGCCTGA
- a CDS encoding MarR family winged helix-turn-helix transcriptional regulator produces the protein MPELEAPHSGYWYADDEESRKRRAVDLLQAFRVYRAAEVAMRRRTREAMSMGENDLLVLRYLLRARQRDERVSPGELARYLGVSTASMTAMVDRLEKSGHVRRERHETDRRSIWVVPTVDSDEEVRRTLGDMHERMMDAVIDMSPDEMRVVMECLGRLQAAVDQVDAHTAVG, from the coding sequence ATGCCCGAGCTGGAGGCGCCGCACAGCGGCTACTGGTACGCCGATGATGAGGAGTCGCGCAAGCGCCGCGCCGTCGATCTGCTGCAGGCGTTCCGGGTGTATCGCGCAGCGGAGGTCGCGATGCGCCGCCGCACGCGCGAGGCGATGTCCATGGGGGAGAACGACCTCCTCGTGCTGCGTTATCTGCTGCGCGCCCGACAGCGGGACGAGAGGGTCTCCCCGGGCGAGCTCGCACGCTACCTCGGTGTGTCCACCGCCTCGATGACGGCGATGGTCGACAGACTCGAGAAGTCCGGGCACGTCCGGCGCGAGCGACACGAGACCGACCGGCGCAGCATCTGGGTCGTTCCCACCGTCGACAGCGACGAGGAAGTGCGCCGCACTCTCGGCGACATGCACGAGCGGATGATGGATGCCGTCATCGACATGTCTCCGGATGAGATGCGCGTGGTCATGGAGTGCCTGGGGCGTCTGCAGGCCGCGGTGGACCAGGTCGACGCCCACACCGCCGTCGGCTGA
- a CDS encoding three-helix bundle dimerization domain-containing protein — translation MSLSPDAVGEHDATHMVDGWLLTSYAGVVARLQARHPLLRLAEIEAIVAREYDAFTGGRPIAVPVDVESGAEEILQMHADEQSV, via the coding sequence ATGAGCCTTTCGCCCGACGCCGTCGGTGAGCACGACGCGACCCACATGGTCGACGGTTGGCTGCTCACGTCGTACGCCGGTGTGGTCGCGCGCCTGCAGGCCCGCCATCCGCTGCTGCGCCTGGCGGAGATCGAGGCGATCGTCGCGAGGGAGTACGACGCCTTCACGGGAGGGCGGCCGATCGCGGTTCCCGTCGACGTGGAGTCCGGCGCCGAGGAGATCCTGCAGATGCACGCCGACGAACAGAGCGTCTGA